The genomic DNA TGCGTGTGAATCCGGATGTGGACGCAGGCACTCACCCTTACATCGCCACCGGTTCGCGCCGTCACAAGTTCGGCATCTCCGCCGGCGATACGCTCGAAATCTGTCGCCGCGCGCGCCGGTCCAGACATGTCCGGGTTACGGGCATCGCTTGCCATATCGGCTCGCAAATTACCTCGATGGAGCCGTTCCTGAAGGCGTTGCGGCAGCTGAGGGAGATCTTCCTCAATTTGCGCGCGCAGGGCGTCGACGTGCGGCACATGGATCTCGGCGGCGGCCTCGGGATTGAGTACAACGATGAAAAGCCCCCTTGCCCCGGAGAGTACGCACGGGCGGTCCTCTCAGCCCTCCGGGGCGTCGATTGCACCCTCATCCTCGAGCCCGGTCGAGTCATCGTCGGCAATGCGGGCATTCTGGTCACGAGCGTGGTTCTCACCAAGCGAACAGGAGAAAAGAACTTCATCGTCGTCGACGCCGGCATGAGCGACTTGTTGCGGCCCAGCCTGTACGGGTCCTATCACGGCATCCAGGCGGTGGCACGCCACCGGCGCGGCCGATGCAAAGCCGATGTGGTCGGGCCGATCTGCGAGTCGGGAGATTTTCTTGCGCGCGATCGGGAAATGCCGATCGTGAAGGCGAAGGAGCTGCTCGCGATCATGAGTGCAGGCGCCTACGGGTTTGTGCTCTCCTCGAACTACAATACGCGCGCCCGGCCGGCGGAGGTCCTGGTACGCGGGCGCCGTGTCAAAACCATCAGAAAGCGCGAGCGTTTTGAAGATCTGATCCGCGGAGAATCCGCTCGGCCCATGTAAGCGACCACGCCTGGAAGGCGTGGATCTAGCTTGCCCCGCAAAGCGGGGCGAGCCACATATCAGAAGGCCCCGTTGGG from Terriglobia bacterium includes the following:
- the lysA gene encoding diaminopimelate decarboxylase; this encodes MQPFDYRGGELYCENVPVAAIARKIGTPFYLYSQSALAQQFRAFDDAFASLPHLTCYAVKANSNLAILSLFRILGAGFDVVSKGELMRAIAAGADPKKIVFSGVGKTENEIDLGLRRGILQFNVESAAEFGMLEARARALGKVCNIALRVNPDVDAGTHPYIATGSRRHKFGISAGDTLEICRRARRSRHVRVTGIACHIGSQITSMEPFLKALRQLREIFLNLRAQGVDVRHMDLGGGLGIEYNDEKPPCPGEYARAVLSALRGVDCTLILEPGRVIVGNAGILVTSVVLTKRTGEKNFIVVDAGMSDLLRPSLYGSYHGIQAVARHRRGRCKADVVGPICESGDFLARDREMPIVKAKELLAIMSAGAYGFVLSSNYNTRARPAEVLVRGRRVKTIRKRERFEDLIRGESARPM